In the Oncorhynchus keta strain PuntledgeMale-10-30-2019 chromosome 32, Oket_V2, whole genome shotgun sequence genome, caacagccccaaaacatcactgctcttgaggggatctgcatgaaggaatgggccaaaataccagcaacagtgtgtgaaaaccttgtgaagacttacagaaaacttttgacctctgtcattgccaacaaaaggtatataacaaagtattgagataaacttttgttattgaccaaatacttattttccaccataatttgcaaataaattcattaaaaatcctacaatgtgattttctggattttttttctcattttgtctgtcatagttgaagtgtacctatgatgaaaattacaggcctctctcatctttttaagtgggagaacttgcacaattggtggctgactaaatacttttttgccccactgtatatggggctttggtgacaaaacggatggcactgtgatagactacatccaattttctgagtagagtgttggaggttattttgtaaatgacatcgccgaagtcaaggatcggtaggatagtcagttttacgagggtatgtttggcagcatgagtgaaggatgctttgttgcgaaataggaagccgattctggatttaattttggattagagatgcttaatgtgagtctggaaggagagtttacagtctttccagacacctaggtatttgtggttgtccacatattctaagtcagaaccgtccagagtagtgatgctagacggccTGTGCGGGTGCGGGCAGCTAATcctgtttgcctgaggctgatgccacccaggtgtttgtacacatgcatatacacacaatttcattcaaacacacacatgggcacatacacagacacagacacacatacacacatgtaaatAGTGCCATACATGCACTCAACGCATATTTTCATTTGgccttgctgttatgatttttgttgtccttgatgtcttTTGTGTTTTGCATTGTAGAttcctgttttcctttgtctttctcttttgttcattttgttggttgttggtgcattattGGGAGATGGGGCACGGGGGCTTGGGGTGTGACAATCTTGGGGTTGGGGAATGGAATTATTTTATTGCATTTTTTCAAATAGTCCagagaacattaagaaacaacgttcttctgtgggaatttcagtaatTCAGCATAAAGTTTCCTACATGTTTCCTCGtcgttctatttaaagtcatgttatCAAATTGTTCCgagaacattaagaaaactttccataaaaaccacATGAAAACATTagtaagaatgttatttaaaaacaaatacattccgttctcagcatcaacaaaactcactctatcctctatcttgttaattggccacacctgatcttaatgaatTCTGCTtccctttgaaatggggtctatTTGAATATACTAAAATGCTtcgtatatgtttttttttaaacatggcatgctagctccatcctggtggtgcagtggactaattccatggatagagaacagaagataCTGTAATAGGTTAGAATCTCACTGATGCTGTGCCACAATACattgcatgattaatgcctaagcaaattcaTTTCCATGTGTCATATATGTGCTTAGAGTTCAAAACAGTTAACCTAAGCTAGCAGTCTTATAGAaacatgttctcagaacgttaataaaacctcccaggaaaacgtTCAGGGAACtgtagtaaaatgttctcagaacctccctacAACTTAAAAATGAATGTTACCAGAATAGGCTaaatgttcacttctgttctcaaaacatttttaaaaaacattttgttttcccTGGTCAGGTCATGTGGTCATATAGTCAATataaacagtgcattcggaaagtattcagacctcttgactttttccacattttattgcgttacagccttattcgaaaatgtattaaatagatttttctcctcatcaatcaacacacaataccccatgatgacaaaactaaaataggtttttagacatttttgcaaatgtatataaaaaaatggaaatatcacatttacataagtattcagacacttttctcagtactttgttgaagcacctttagcagcgattacatccttgagtcttcttgggtatgacgctgcaagcttggcacacctgtatttggagagtttctcccattcttatctGCAGTGTTACAGTACACCCTTCAATTGCCCTTTAATTGCAAATCCTTCAACACCTCCATTGTAACACCTTACGACAGCTCCCTTACTGACTAACAGTGCTGATGGGCTCCTTGTGATCTAGACAGATTAATGAATTAAAATACAGGCTGTGGCCTTAATCTAAATACATCAAATGAATCTGTCCCATTGAACACACTCTAACCTCAGAGATCAATTGTAACATGCTGCCCTGAAGTCAAGGACCACAAGTGTTTTTATTAATCATATAATGTGCTATCCTCTCGAATCAAAAGTATTTTAAACCCAAAAATGAATTAATAAACCAGTCTAGCAAAATGCAATAATTTCAGGTACGTGACAGATGCTAAATGACCATGCTACTTATTCTTGTTTACAGTAGCCTAGCTAGTTACATTAGATGTCCTGTTTATGTTATCCAATCAATCTCCTTGCGGCATAGGGTGACGGTGACACGTTGGTAACCCCTCTCTAAGCAAGGTTATACTTAACATGTGTACCAGCAATAGCATCCTAATGTGGTCCTATTTTAAAGGCCCATTTCCTCATCACCAGGGCCAGATACAGACATGTGGATTAAGGCCAGGTCAGGAAGAGTGACTCCTGATGGCTAATAATAGGATAACAGGCTAGGTGTTGGTCACACGGGTAATAGCCAGGCAGGATAACACAGTCTAAAGTGAAATGATGTAATAGCCCAGAGGGAGGGTGGTGCTCAGAGTTCCTCCTGACTTCCGCTTGTAGTCGAGAGAAACAGTCGCTGGTAAGAAGCCTAATCCTATAAACCTGGTCCCTGTACTAGACAGTATGTACTGATGCCAGCCAAGTCATCATGCTGTGTCCGTGATTAAACAGAGTCATGTTGAAGGCCTATCTATAGTCAGGTGGCAGGtgaatcagacacacacagatctgagaccagttaGGCTTCCTAATAAACCGGCTCATACAGGGCATAACATCTGTTTGACCTTATCATCATGATCTATTGAATAGTTCATCACCATGTTATGCCTTATTTCTAACCAAGTTGGTGAACATGCAGAACTGAGCTGAAGCGTGGCTCTATTGACTGTCACTGTGCTGCCATCTGTTGGTAACCAGGATAATAACACTGTGAATTGTGCGTAGAGAGTGTAGATAAGTTCGAGAGTTAGTCATGTTTCATGGTCATTTCAATGCAGTCAAATCGGGACACGAATTGAGATTCCAGTGCAAGATTAGAAAGGGGCGTTTTAATTGCCATTTTTGCAATGTAATTTATATTCCCATGCTGAAGCGAAGTGAATTTACATGAAAATACAGCAACAGTGTTTCCAAGACTTGGTTGGTAAATAACAAACATCAGGAAAGCTCTTAGAGTTCATAAAACAGACCGCATTCACATAAGTGCATTCTTACCTAGCAGGTTCAAATTGCTTAGTGAACTATACACCTTGTAATAATGGTACGCTATACTAGGAACAGTAACTGGTGCAGTTCTGTAATAGTATTAGAGGGATTTGAACGGATTCGTCACTAGGTGGCAGTGTTGTTATTAATTTCGCATTAAACAGTGATTTCGGACCATTCGGTTACCACAACCAAGAAGAAAGCCAGGCTGGTcggtcacccgtgatacaagtcagtacaCAACACCTATCCATCAGAAAGCATGACTTGATTCAACATAAACACTGCATGTCTAAGAATGCTAAATACGTTACACAAATCAAATTATGTGACGTGACCGTTGAATAATCACTAACACTAATCACTTAACAGGTAACACTAATCCGGTTACATTTTTGAATGTATTAGAAAAACGATATAACCGGATATACACAAGCTTACGGAGTCATCGGCCATTTTATGTTGTATCACTTTTATAAAGGCTTCATTAATGCATATGTTATTCTAATAGAATAATCTCACATCTAATAGATTAATCTCTTACATTTGTCATGTTTCTTATTGCAATGCTAAAGACATGATGTATTCTATTGATACAATGTAAACCTCCATAGAATGTATAGAATTCACCACTCCACTTCGATGCTATATTTTCCCACCAGTACTTCACTGATGACACTCTCCGTCTGTACTTCATGTGCAGTTCTTAACGCAGAACACccttctatacacacacacaaactgaatcTCATTCACTCTTGcgttctctctcacacaaacacacacacgcactctcccctctcccttctaaCTCTAAAGACCATAACCTAATTGATTCTCATTTTCATTATGTTCTcccagggtctctctctctctccatctcccagcGAACAACAAAACCcgaggagacagaacagaacagtctgCCTCTCACACTGTGAGGATGACACGACCCTCCCCCTAAAGAGGAAGAAATAGAGGGTCTGCTTTGAAGTCCCACCCCCGCAAAGCAAAGGTCAAAATAATAAATGTAGGCCCAATTGAAGGGTATGCAGGGGGGGACAAAAGGCTCCAAAGGGGGCGAATGGTATATTTTGGTCGGGCAGTCCCTCACAGTCCCTCACAGTGTACTAAAGGCATGATGAATTCATAGAATCAGGCATAACCAAAGACTGGAGTAGCAGGGGTCCTCGGGGAGAGAATAGGATTTTTTAACCGGGCAGACAGGCCTGGCTCCTGCATCCTACTCTTTTTGTAGGCCATCAGTCTTTCTTTcgtcccctctttctttctctcgctctctgtctgtttctcctttGCTCACTTAACCTCTGAGAGACAcactctcgctcacacacacacacattttctctctcacacacgcataAAACTCACACTATTTCTGATACACACACTcattctccctcactctctttcttacacacaaacacaacagacactctctctcacacacacacgcactctgaTACACACAtattctctctcactctatcttacaaacacacacgcagcatatactctctctcacacgcacaaacacacaacagACACTCTTTcacgcacacaacacacaacagacactctctctcacacacacacacacacactctgatacacacacacacacacacacacacacactcttacacacacacacacacacacacacacacacacacacacagattcacacacacacacacacacacacacacacacacacacatacacatgcgtGTGTTTTCCTTTTTCACTTGTTTGGCTTCTGCATCACCTCTTCACCTCTATTGAAAGGCATAATTAGAGGCACTGATGAATCCCAGAGCCATCCCATAGACAGGCCCCATCAGCTGCAGCAGCTGCGGCATGTCACATTGTGGCCATTGTGGTTCACAACAAGTCACTTTCATTTATGTCAGTCTTTGAGGAACTAGGGACTATGTCATTTAAATATGAGCAAGTTTTGATACAGATGAATggatttatttaatctgtaggcCTAGTAATTGGTTTTCAACAAATATTGCATGACAAATCTATATGAATATCACAAACTGATTTAGGGTATACCACACCAATTCGGTCTCAAAGTCAATATATACAATCATTTGTAGTTATTAAATGTACACAGAACATTTTGTGGAATTCAATATAGTAGGCTAATACATTTTTTTCCCAGGTGAGAAGTAAATAAACTTCGTCAACATGTGTaaaactgttgatctgactgtgtGTGGCATACAGTAGGCATATAGACAAGGCTATGCGGGGACACTACTGCCTGACCTTTACAGTAACATATCAGAGTTCACGTGTAAAATATTCAGTCCCTTTGCTTTGTTATTCCCAACATCTCCCAGACACATTTAATATGAGGCGCATCATCGAGGCTCCAATTTCCTCTGGAGGATGCAACCAGTACCGAATTACATGCGCAATCCTGCCGTGAATCAGACATCACCACGGTAACCGAACGGTATTCACCATTCTCTGCTTTACCCGTAAACATCCGCGACGCAACCCTACCGATCGTCATCCTCGCACGCAGTAAGTCATTTTTCTCCCTTTGTTATAACCTATGTGGAATGTATTGTCATCGTTTGTGTGGGCAATTTTATTGATCAGGCTTTATTTCTGCTTGCGCTTACGTGAATAAACCCGTAGCCTACGGTGTCCTATAGTCTACATTGCAAATGACATGATTCGATtgtcacaaacaacaacaaaacattgcctgatgtgaaaACGACATTGGTTGCTTATGTCTTTGTGTCTATTTGAGTATCAATAATGGCTGTATATTTCAAGCATATTGATACGGTTGAGAGCCCCCTCGATATTAATCCAATGCGCGAACGGTCTAAACAATTTCAAAGATGACATTGTCATTTCCGACAATTATATCGGTGTTCAAATTAGCTTTTATAACGAATTATTGAATGTCAATTTTTTCTTGAATTCTTGAATGTCAATCCATTGCCCTTGTAGCCTATGCAAAGAGCATCTCGAGCAATCTGTGCCATGACATgaggttataggttatgtatggTGCTTACCGAAACGTATGTTACCACATGACGTGTGATGTGACATGAGTTTCAGCAGTCATGTTCATGCCATTTCTCTGTCTTGTTTGTTTTCGGGATGTTTGCTAACTGGCCGTTAGCTGTGCTGATCAGTAGAATCTCTGTTGCAGCAAACACGCTCTTTTCAATGCAGCAAGTTGAGATCAGATGCCTGATTAGTGAACCATGAAGAAAAAAGTTAACAGGCCTAGATACTAATAGTTTATAGAAtcattcattttttttatttgtaagaCTATGTTTTATGTTGTATTATGTGGTTCTAGCACTTATAAAGCATTAATACACATCACCTTATTGTACTTCCCAATCAAAATATTCAGAGAATAttgaccaaaaatataaatagaaaAGATTAAGGAAACTATACTGTTTTTATGGTTATAATGCCATCCACATTCATCCAAACCTTGTTTCATTCCTTCGCTTATGGAGGAACAGATTTGACAGCTGGCTCTCAGCTCTTTCTGCATTGATATAGCATCAATCAGTCATCTGAATCACCATGGCACCCACACCTCCCTCCTACAGTAGGCTGCAATCTACAGTCTGAAGATGGTGGGCTGTAGTTCTGTACAGACAACCACATTAGCCATTATAGCCACCCACTCACTCCACAGTGCAACAATAGCTAGGCTAATGGAGCctagaggaagtgtgtgtgtgtgtgtgtgtgtgtgtgtgtgtgtgtgtgtgtgtgtgtgtgtgtgtgtgtgtgtgtgtgtgtgtgtgtgtgtgtgtgcgtgtgtgtgtgtgtgtgtgtgtgtgtgtgtgtgtgtgtgtgcatataataataataataataatatataataataatatatgtttaGCGTGCAtgcgacagagagagatagctagagagagagagagagagtgtgtttgtgtgtatgttttcgTGCTCGTCTGTGTTCCTGCCTATACCTGTCTGTATGATTGAACCTGCGAGGAACTGATCTTTGCCCCCTTGTTAGCATCCTCATTATGAGTCATTCTCACAGCGGTACAGGATGGCGAGCTACGGAGAAGGTGGTGCTGCATTTCACACGGCGTCAACGAGCTCAGTGGCTTCTCACCTTGTGTTCCACATTCAGATGATGCGCTGATCGAGGAAGAGGGGGAACAGCACAGTTAGACCAACACACACATAGGAtatgaaacaaacacacagcgtgtgttcctgtgtgtagCCCACGCAACATGACTCACCTTGGAATTACAGCCAGTATGGACATAATAAACGAATAAACATAATAAACGAATGAAAGagatactgtaggcctacttgtGGGAATAGACATAATGACGATGACACCTAGTTTGACACAAACCTCCTAGATAGTGCAGGGCGAAGACAGTCAAAGACAGTCAGAGGCATATCATGGCATCCATTTAAATACAgttctcaccatcatcatcaccaccaccatcgtTTTAACATCATCATCAATTTCAGCCACACAAGGAAACAAGGAGCAACGAAGTGGAATAAAACCAAGCTGCATTACCAAGTATCCTACCCTCTACACAGTAAAGCCAAACTGAGTTGCGTTACCCAGCATCTAATCGTTCAGCACTGTTTGTATTGCGATCCAAATtcgtccagacagacagtcattgaGAAGTAGTTTGAACCCAACAGAGCTGTGTTACCCAGCATCTGATCCTCTACACTGCTTCTTTCCCCATTCAGattggtcaggcaggcagacatgGTGAAGCTGGGCAGTAACCTGGCTGATAAGCTGGATAAAGAACAGTCTATGGACGATGGCTTTGATAACAtccccctcatcacccctctggAGGTGAACCAGCTGCAACAGCCATACTTAGACAAGGTAAcaatgtgagtgtgtgcgtgctcgtgcgtgtgtgtgtgtgcgtgcgtgtgtgtgtgtgtgcgtgtgtgtgtgtgtgtgtgtgtgtgtgtgtgtgtgtgtgtgtgtgtgtgtgtgtgtgtgtgtgtgtgtgtgtgtgtgtgtgtgtgtgtgtgtgtgtgtgtgtgtgtgtgtgtgtgtgtgtgtgtgtgtgtgtgtgtgtgtgtgtgcgtgctcttgcgtgtgtgtgtgtgcatgtgtgcgcatgcgtgtgtgtgtgtgcgtgtgtgcacccAGCAATTATTAAACATGTTCAGTACATCCTGTCTGTATATTACATTACACTGCATGTCTAGACACACTTCAAGCCTACATCATTTCTGAGCCTGTCATTGGTCCCTGTACTGTGCCTTGACCCAGCTTCCTTGTTATCCTAATGATTCAGAGTGCTGTGGCATCACTCCACACTATCTCAGAGCCTCTTAGATTACATAGTAgatcacacgcacgcacgcacgcacgcaacacacacacacacacacacacacacacacacacacacacacacacacacacacacacacacacacacacacacacacacccccctttACAGTTCTATTTAAGGCAGCAGCCCGGTTCCAACCCAGCGATCTGACTCAGAGTGCTCTGCTGTGCTATGCTGCTGTTCATCCTCAGGTAATCGTGAAGACCACAACAGAGTATCAGCTGCagcagaagaaaaagaagaagttGTACGTGCCGGGAATCAAGAAGCTGAATATAAAACTGTACGACGAGGTATCAGAGAAGGTCAAGGTAAAGTCTTATCTAAGGGCTAGTAGTATGTTTACTGAAGTACTACTGGGAATGGTGATATTcatggtcgtgtgtgtgtgtgtgtgtgttccagctcACAGGTTTGATCCTCATCACCCTTGGGTTCCTGGCTTGTCTTCTCCTGCTGGTCATGTACAAGGCTCTGTGGTACAATCAACTTACCTGCCCAGAGGGCTTCATTCTCAAGGTAGgcatcactaacacacacacacacaccttctatcCGAACAGCTTATGTCCCGATGGTAAGGTAGACTACTGaaagcatcatcatcatcacatacacacataaacacacactgcctccTATCCCAGTCAGACAGTCCGAgaggtttttattttaatttaacctttatttaactagacaagtcagttaagaacaaattcttatttacaatgacggcctgcacCGGCTAAACCCGGACGACTCtgcgccaattgtgcgccgccctattgtactcccaatcacgggcggttgtgatacagcctggcatcgaaccagggtgtctgtcgtgacgcctcaagcactgagatgcagtgccttagaccgctgcgccactcggggttACATTCATTAAAACCACAGACAAGAAGCAAAGGTTGTTTCTCAAGCGTTCTCCCACAGAGACCAACAGAGGACTATTATGTAAGTTCTTATAATCGCCTTCACAAACATAATTATCATCCAGTCCCAATGACTTACTAATACACCCTCTGCTATAGTCAATACTTACTGTACACCTCATCTAGTACTCATATTGTATTCTGTTGACAACATATTTTCCCACCAGAGACTTCTAAGGGattctctcccactctgtctgtgtTCTCTTCACTCTGGGAACATAAAGTCATTATCTCCTTAGGACACCTCCCAGGCATCGTGTGCTCAGGCAACGCTCCACGCCTGTTACTCTCTATAAAGGCCCCCTGTCTTTTAAAGAGCGAGAGGCAGGCAAGGCTTTTTGGTCAGGCAGTAGATTGGGACGCCCGTGAATCAGAGAGGGGCCTTTCATTAAGGCCGAGCGTGACTAAACTGTGATTAAAGGCTGAAgacgagaggagggagatgggcgACGGGGTCTTCCCGGCAGAGGCTTTTGATGTAGACGGGTACAGTGTAGCTCGCAGCGTTTTTCCACAGCTAATGTGTTGTTGGAGACATGAAAAGGGGCAGGAAgaaggagagtcaaacggagggTGTCGTGGGGTTGTCTTCCGTTTAGCAGAGCGCAGGCAGCCAGGGTTGTTGTGAGAGGTCATTTCTCCCAATACTGATGGAAGGTCAGGTAGTCTGTCAAGAAGCCTTGGATTTCCCTCAGGGGTTTGTTCAGTAGACCGATGCTACTCAATGGAAAAATGCTCTTAAGGAAGACTCACTTGAAGCTTCTCCTGTCAGAGCTTGGCAAATTGGTGGAGTACCTTTCTTTCCCTTCGACAGCTTTACGCGTTCATTTATCTAAGGATGGCATCTCAGGTGTCATATCTAATGAGACGGAGCTGGCACATCTAAGTTTGAATATGAAAAATGATTTCCCTGAAAGAACCTTACTCATGCTCGCCCACGCTGTGGAATAAGACGTTGTATGACTCACTCGTAATAAGTCGTTTCAGTGAAGGGTAAGGTAGTAACATGTGACTTGCCCTCATCATTTGCCGAGTCCTACCACAACCCATTATGATGACCAGAATCCCTGCTGTCCCTAACCGTAAATAGAGGCAACACTATCATATGTCATCACTTTGCACACCCTCTTCACTGACGCTTCTGCCTCCCGGCTCCTGTCTCTTACAGGGTCGGGGGTCACTTTCCATTcactcaattcaggaagtgatttaAAACTGATATTTTGTTCACATCCTGAAGTAAATAATAAAATTGACACCaaccgtcctctctcctcttccccatgcAGCACAAGCACT is a window encoding:
- the LOC118389317 gene encoding neuronal vesicle trafficking-associated protein 1, giving the protein MVKLGSNLADKLDKEQSMDDGFDNIPLITPLEVNQLQQPYLDKVIVKTTTEYQLQQKKKKKLYVPGIKKLNIKLYDEVSEKVKLTGLILITLGFLACLLLLVMYKALWYNQLTCPEGFILKHKHCTPGAVLEPWYYSEQQQQEDPGVSPRSSSLYTALGHLNQAKRTAGGGIIPELPPSPWFPVINALKQAERAKEEASRWKE